One part of the Lotus japonicus ecotype B-129 chromosome 2, LjGifu_v1.2 genome encodes these proteins:
- the LOC130740592 gene encoding DNA-directed RNA polymerase II subunit RPB1, whose product MDIRFPFSPAEVAKVRLVQFGILSPDEIRQMSVVQIEHGETTERGKPKVGGLSDPRLGTIDRKMKCETCTASMAECPGHFGHLELAKPMFHIGFLKTVLTIMRCVCFNCSKILADEQDHKFKQALRIRNPKLRLRKILDACKNKSKCDGGDEIDLPGQDTEEPLKKSRGGCGAQQPKITIEGMKMIAEYKAQRKKSDDQEQLPEPVERKQTLSAERVLSVLKRISDEDCQLLGLNPNYARPDWMILQVLPIPPPPVRPSVMMDTSSRSEDDLTHQLAMIIRHNENLKRQERNGSPAHIISEFAQLLQFHIATYFDNELPGLPRATQRSGRPIKSICSRLKAKEGRIRGNLMGKRVDFSARTVITPDPTINIDQLGVPWSIALNLTYPETVTPYNIERLKELVEYGPHPPPGKTGAKYIIRDDGQRLDLRYIKKSSDHHLELGYKVERHLNDGDFVLFNRQPSLHKMSIMGHRIKIMPYSTFRLNLSVTSPYNADFDGDEMNMHVPQSFETRAEVLELMMVPKCIVSPQANRPVMGIVQDTLLGCRKITKRDTFISKDVFMNILMWWEDFDGKVPTPTILKPEPLWTGKQVFNLIIPKPINLIRYSSWHNESERGPITPGDTMVRIEKGELLTGTLCKKTLGTSTGSLIHVIWEEVGPDAARKFLGHTQWLVNYWLLQHAFSIGIGDTIADASTMETINQTISQAKEKVKQLIREAQEKKLEAEPGRTMMESFENRVNQTLNKARDDAGNSAQKSLSESNNLKAMVTAGSKGSFINISQMTACVGQQNVEGKRIPYGFVDRTLPHFTKDDYGPESRGFVENSYLRGLTPQEFFFHAMGGREGLIDTAVKTSETGYIQRRLVKAMEDIMVKYDGTVRNSLGDVIQFLYGEDGMDAVWIETQKLDSLKMKKTDFDRAFRYEFDDEYWKPTYMLEEPVEDLKTIREFRNVFEAEVQKLEADRHQLATEIAPTGDSSLPLPVNLKRLIWNAQKTFKVDFRRPSDMHPMEIVEAIDKLQERLKVVPGEDLLSQEAQKNATLLFNILVRSTFASKRVLEEYRLSREAFEWVVGEIESRFLQSLVASGEMIGCVAAQSIGEPATQMTLNTFHYAGVSAKNVTLGVPRLREIINVAKRIKTPSLSVYLKPDVSKTKERAKTVQCALEYTTLRSVTQATEVWYDPDPMSTVIDEDVDFVKSYYEMPDEEVALEKISPWLLRIELNREMMVDKKLSMADIAEKINLEFDDDLTCIFNDDNAEKLILRIRIMNAEGPKGEIQDDTAEDDVFLKKIETNMLTEMTLRGIADINKVFIKNTKIQKFDEVEGFKPHEEWMLDTEGVNLLAVMCHEDVDASRTTSNHLIEVIEVLGIEAVRRSLLDELRVVISFDGSYVNYRHLAILCDTMTYRGHLMAITRHGINRNDTGPMMRCSFEETVDILLDAAVYAESDHLRGVTENIMLGQLAPIGTGECALYLNDEMLKNAIELQLPSYMDGLDFGMTPGRSPISGTPYHEGMMSPSYMLSPNLRLSPTNDAQFSPYVGGMAFSPTSSPGYSPSSPGYSPSSPGYSPTSPGYSPTSPGYSPTSPGYSPTSPTYSPSSPGYSPTSPAYSPTSPSYSPTSPSYSPTSPSYSPTSPSYSPTSPSYSPTSPAYSPTSPAYSPTSPAYSPTSPSYSPTSPSYSPTSPSYSPTSPSYSPTSPSYSPTSPAYSPTSPGYSPTSPSYSPTSPSYSPTSPSYNPQSAKYSPSLAYSPSSPRLSPSSPYSPTSPNYSPTSPSYSPTSPSYSPSSPTYSPSSPYNSGVSPDYSPSSPQFSPSTGYSPSQPGYSPSSTSQYTPQTNDKDERGKD is encoded by the exons ATGGATATCCGCTTCCCTTTCTCTCCGGCGGAGGTTGCCAAAGTCCGCCTCGTCCAGTTCGGAATCCTCAGCCCGGACGAGATC AGGCAAATGTCTGTGGTGCAAATCGAGCACGGTGAGACGACGGAGAGAGGAAAACCGAAGGTTGGAGGGTTGAGCGACCCTCGCCTTGGGACTATTGACAGGAAGATGAAGTGTGAGACGTGTACTGCTAGTATGGCTGAGTGTCCTGGTCACTTTGGCCACTTGGAGCTTGCGAAACCTATGTTTCACATCGGGTTCTTGAAGACTGTGTTGACTATCATGCGTTGTGTTTGCTTTAACTGCTCTAAAATTCTAGCAGATGAG CAAGATCATAAGTTTAAGCAAGCTTTGAGGATCAGGAATCCCAAACTTAGGCTGAGAAAAATTTTAGATGCTTGCAAAAACAAATCCAAGTGTGATGGTGGTGATGAAATTGACCTTCCTGGTCAAGATACAGAAGAGCCTCTTAAAAAGAGCCGCGGTGGCTGTGGTGCTCAGCAACCAAAGATTACTATTGAGGGGATGAAAATGATTGCTGAGTATAAAGCTCAAAGGAAGAAAAGTGATGATCAGGAACAGCTTCCTGAACCTGTAGAGAGGAAACAGACTCTGTCTGCAGAAAGG GTTCTCAGTGTTCTGAAAAGGATAAGCGATGAGGACTGCCAGTTGCTAGGCTTGAATCCAAACTATGCCCGTCCTGACTGGATGATTTTACAAGTTCTTCCAATTCCTCCTCCACCTGTGAGACCTTCTGTAATGATGGACACATCCTCCAGGAGTGAG GATGATTTAACTCATCAGCTAGCCATGATCATCAGGCACAATGAGAATCTGAAGAGACAGGAGAGGAATGGATCTCCTGCACATATTATTTCAGAGTTTGCTCAGTTGTTGCAATTTCACATAGCCACATATTTTGATAATGAGTTGCCTGGATTGCCAAGG gCTACTCAAAGATCTGGAAGGCCAATCAAATCAATCTGTAGCAGGCTTAAAGCAAAAGAAGGTCGGATTAGAGGTAACTTGATGGGGAAAAGAGTTGATTTTTCTGCTCGAACGGTAATTACACCAGACCCAACCATTAACATCGATCAACTGGGAGTACCATGGAGTATTGCTTTGAATCTTACATACCCTGAGACTGTGACTCCATACAATATTGAGAG GTTGAAGGAACTGGTTGAGTATGGACCTCATCCTCCGCCTGGAAAAACTGGTGCCAAGTATATCATTCGTGATGATGGGCAAAGGCTTGATCTCCGATATATAAAGAAAAGTAGCGATCACCATTTGGAGCTTGGATACAAG GTGGAGCGACATTTGAACGATGGAGACTTTGTTCTCTTCAATCGTCAGCCTAGTCTTCATAAAATGTCTATCATGGGTCATAGAATCAAAATTATGCCTTACTCTACATTCCGGCTTAACTTGTCAGTAACTTCTCCATATAATGCTGATTTTGATGGTGATGAAATGAACATGCATGTTCCTCAGTCATTTGAAACTAGAGCTGAGGTGTTGGAGCTGATGATGGTACCAAAATGCATAGTGTCCCCACAAGCAAATAGGCCCGTAATGGGAATTGTCCAAGATACACTCCTAGGATGCAGAAAAATCACCAAGAGAGATACCTTCATTTCAAAG GATGTTTTTATGAACATATTGATGTGGTGGGAAGATTTTGACGGGAAAGTTCCTACTCCCACAATATTGAAGCCAGAACCATTGTGGACTGGGAAACAAGTTTTCAATCTTATAATTCCTAAACCAATAAATCTGATCAGATATTCTAGCTGGCACAATGAGAGTGAAAGAGGACCCATAACCCCTGGGGATACGATGGTTAGAATTGAAAAGGGGGAACTACTTACTGGAACTCTATGCAAAAAGACTCTTGGAACATCCACCGGAAGTCTGATTCATGTCATTTG GGAAGAGGTTGGCCCTGATGCAGCACGTAAATTCCTTGGGCATACTCAGTGGCTTGTAAACTACTGGCTTTTGCAGCATGCTTTTAGCATTGGAATAGGGGATACAATTGCTGACGCTTCAACTATGGAGACTATTAATCAGACTATTTCACAAGCTAAGGAGAAAGTGAAACAACTCATCAGGGAAGCTCAAGAGAAGAAATTAGAGGCTGAACCTGGTCGGACAATGATGGAGTCTTTTGAAAATAGAGTGAACCAG ACTCTGAATAAAGCTCGTGATGATGCGGGAAATAGTGCCCAAAAAAGTTTATCTGAGAGCAATAATCTGAAAGCTATGGTGACAGCTGGTTCTAAAGGAAGTTTTATCAACATATCTCAGATGACTGCTTGTGTGGGCCAGCAGAATGTTGAGGGTAAGCGAATTCCATATGGGTTTGTAGACCGGACATTGCCTCACTTTACAAAAGATGATTATGGGCCTGAAAGTCGTGGCTTTGTGGAGAACTCATATCTTCGTGGGCTGACCCCTCAAGAGTTCTTTTTTCATGCCATGGGTGGTAGGGAAGGTCTTATTGATACTGCAGTGAAGACATCTGAAACTGGGTACATTCAGAGGCGGCTTGTGAAGGCTATGGAGGATATCATGGTTAAGTATGATGGCACAGTTAGGAACTCATTGGGGGATGTTATACAATTTCTCTATGGTGAAGACGGTATGGATGCTGTGTGGATAGAAACGCAGAAGCTGGATTcacttaaaatgaaaaaaacagaTTTTGATAGGGCTTTTAGGTATGAATTTGATGATGAATACTGGAAGCCTACTTACATGCTTGAAGAGCCTGTAGAAGACTTGAAAACGATTAGAGAATTTCGTAATGTGTTTGAGGCTGAAGTCCAAAAGCTTGAAGCTGATAGGCATCAACTTGCAACTGAAATTGCACCTACTGGTGATAGTTCTCTGCCCTTACCTGTTAACCTTAAGAGGCTTATCTGGAATGCTCAGAAGACCTTTAAGGTTGACTTCCGAAGGCCTTCTGATATGCATCCAATGGAAATTGTAGAAGCTATTGATAAGCTCCAAGAGCGACTTAAAGTGGTTCCTGGTGAGGATCTTTTAAGCCAAGAAGCTCAGAAGAATGCTACTCTCCTATTTAACATTCTGGTTCGCAGCACTTTTGCCAGTAAAAGGGTCCTGGAAGAATACAGGCTTTCTCGTGAGGCATTTGAGTGGGTTGTCGGAGAAATAGAATCAAGGTTCCTGCAATCACTTGTAGCCTCTGGTGAAATGATTGGTTGTGTGGCAGCACAATCAATTGGTGAGCCTGCTACCCAGATGACTCTCAACACTTTCCACTATGCTGGTGTCAGTGCTAAGAATGTCACCTTGGGTGTTCCCAGGTTAAGGGAAATCATTAATGTGGCTAAGAGAATTAAAACACCTTCTCTGTCTGTTTACTTGAAACCTGACGTCAGTAAAACTAAAGAGAGAGCCAAGACTGTCCAGTGTGCTTTAGAATATACCACTCTCAGGAGTGTGACTCAAGCTACAGAGGTTTGGTATGATCCCGACCCAATGAGCACAGTTATTGATGAGGATGTTGATTTCGTGAAGTCCTACTATGAAATGCCTGATGAAGAAGTTGCGCTTGAAAAAATCTCACCCTGGTTGCTTCGCATAGAATTGAATCGTGAAATGATGGTGGATAAGAAGTTGAGTATGGCAGACATTGCTGAGAAGATTAACCTTGAATTTGATGATGATTTGACATGTATTTTTAATGATGACAATGCTGAGAAACTTATACTTCGTATCCGTATTATGAACGCCGAAGGGCCCAAGGGAGAGATTCAGGATGATACTGCTGAAGATGATGTTTTCTTAAAGAAAATAGAAACCAACATGCTGACTGAAATGACCTTGCGAGGTATCGCAGACATCAACAAAGTGTTTatcaaaaatactaaaattcaGAAGTTTGATGAGGTTGAAGGGTTTAAGCCTCATGAAGAATGGATGCTTGATACTGAAGGTGTCAACCTTCTAGCTGTAATGTGCCATGAAGATGTTGATGCATCGAGGACTACAAGCAACCacttgattgaagttattgaagTTCTTGGTATTGAGGCAGTTCGGCGGTCTCTGCTGGATGAATTGCGTGttgtcatttcttttgatgGTTCTTATGTCAATTATAGGCACCTGGCTATCCTTTGTGATACCATGACTTATCGGGGACATTTGATGGCAATTACGCGTCACGGTATCAACCGAAATGATACAGGCCCTATGATGAGATGCTCATTTGAAGAGACTGTTGATATTCTGCTTGATGCAGCTGTATATGCTGAGTCTGATCACTTGAGGGGCGTCACTGAAAATATTATGTTAGGTCAACTTGCCCCCATCGGCACTGGTGAGTGCGCCTTGTATCTTAATGATGAGATGCTGAAAAATGCTATTGAGCTCCAGCTACCTAGCTATATGGATGGTCTTGATTTTGGCATGACACCTGGCCGTTCCCCAATATCTGGAACTCCGTATCATGAAGGCATGATGTCTCCAAGTTATATGTTAAGCCCAAATCTACGCTTGTCTCCTACCAATGATGCACAGTTTTCACCTTATGTTGGTGGGATGGCATTTTCTCCTACTTCATCTCCTGGTTACAGTCCTTCATCTCCAGGTTACAGTCCATCATCACCAGGATACAGTCCCACATCTCCAGGGTACAGCCCCACTTCCCCTGGGTACAGCCCCACATCACCTGGGTACAGCCCCACCTCTCCAACATACAGTCCTAGCTCTCCAGGATATAGTCCTACAAGCCCAGCTTATTCACCAACCAGTCCATCTTACTCCCCCACATCACCGAGTTATAGCCCTACATCACCCAGCTACAGTCCCACCTCTCCAAGCTACAGCCCCACATCTCCCAGCTATAGCCCCACTTCACCGGCGTACAGTCCCACTTCACCAGCATATAGCCCCACTTCACCGGCTTATagtcctacttccccatcataCAGTCCTACTTCACCATCATACAGTCCTACTTCGCCTTCCTACAGCCCAACATCACCCTCATATAGCCCAACATCTCCATCATATAGTCCTACATCACCTGCTTATAGTCCCACATCTCCTGGGTACAGCCCTACATCTCCCTCTTACAGCCCAACATCTCCATCATATAGCCCTACTTCCCCAAGTTACAATCCACAGTCTGCTAAGTATAGTCCTTCATTGGCATATTCTCCAAGTAGCCCAAGGTTGTCTCCATCAAGTCCATATAGTCCAACATCTCCAAACTATAG CCCGACATCTCCATCGTATTCCCCAACATCTCCATCTTATTCTCCATCAAGCCCAACTTACAGTCCCAGCAG CCCGTATAATTCTGGTGTGAGCCCAGACTATAGCCCAAGTTCTCCGCAATTCAG TCCCAGTACGGGTTACTCACCAAGTCAACCTGGTTACTCACCATCGTCAACTAGCCAGTACACTCCGCAGACGAATGACAAAGATGAAAGAGGCAAAGACTGA
- the LOC130740594 gene encoding uncharacterized protein LOC130740594, with the protein MDSSSSIYCCTECGTDLNLNPAYAFPPDFYFEAGNKHSVSFSAVDSTKFTFEKEDKIRPFFETLNYWGIQRKRTKIKCCNCRRLVGHIYDDGPPLTDSPGQFHMGPSQVIPRNPRYRFKTKALRITSPTSKAA; encoded by the coding sequence atggattcttcttcttccatctaCTGCTGCACGGAATGCGGCACCGACCTCAATCTCAACCCCGCCTACGCCTTCCCACCGGACTTCTACTTTGAAGCCGGAAACAAACACTCCGTCTCCTTCTCCGCCGTCGATTCCACCAAGTTCACCTTCGAGAAAGAGGACAAAATTCGTCCCTTCTTCGAAACCCTCAACTATTGGGGGATTCAGCGGAAGAGGACCAAGATCAAGTGCTGCAACTGTCGCCGCCTCGTTGGTCACATCTACGACGATGGTCCTCCTCTTACGGATAGTCCTGGTCAGTTTCACATGGGTCCTAGCCAAGTTATCCCCAGAAACCCTAGATACAGGTTCAAGACCAAAGCCCTTCGTATCACATCACCTACTTCAAAAGCTGCATAG
- the LOC130740593 gene encoding uncharacterized protein LOC130740593, with product MMKQRKEEAVAVTRAAPPPPPPLPKFRAEESVTKREIAKFWRQKRIEEEDHLLAAIKSAARLRARNLTEKEYQSFQLSLKNDDEEEDETKEITMDKEVRVGIKDWWTKSKYAYLNQPALDSMDPPKKRTAATYVPNFLSYEPKALYPTAIGVF from the exons ATGATgaagcaaagaaaggaagaagccGTGGCGGTTACCAGGGCGgcgccaccacctccacctccacttcCAAAATTCCGAGCAGAAGAGAGCGTGACAAAGCGAGAAATTGCCAAGTTTTGGAGGCAAAAACGGATTGAAGAGGAGGATCATCTCCTTGCTGCTATCAAATCAGCAGCAAGACTCCGTGCACGCAATCTCACG GAGAAAGAGTACCAGAGCTTCCAATTGTCCTTGAAGAacgatgatgaagaagaagatgaaaccaAGGAAATAACCATGGACAAAGAAGTGCGCGTGGGAATAAAGGATTG GTGGACAAAAAGCAAGTATGCATATCTGAATCAACCTGCCTTAGATTCCATGGATCCTCCTAAGAAACGAACCGCTGCTACATATGTTCCCAATTTTCTTTCCTACGAGCCCAAGGCTCTCTATCCTACCGCTATTGGTGTCTTTTAA
- the LOC130737196 gene encoding uncharacterized protein LOC130737196 — protein sequence MVLAWDQGYKQIACDIDCEELVTILDRTDQDLVLHHPQVLVLKEIMTLMARDWRVTVNWVHRDGNAAADWLAKYGHSLLDPGVHVIRQPENELQLLLLKDSLVVS from the coding sequence ATGGTATTGGCGTGGGATCAGGGGTATAAACAAATAGCTTGTGATATTGACTGTGAGGAGTTAGTTACTATCCTGGACCGCACTGATCAGGACCTGGTTCTTCACCATCCTCAGGTTCTTGTGCTCAAGGAAATCATGACTCTTATGGCTCGTGATTGGAGGGTGACCGTTAACTGGGTTCATCGTGATGGTAATGCAGCTGCAGATTGGCTTGCTAAATATGGTCATAGCCTCTTGGATCCTGGTGTTCATGTCATTCGTCAGCCGGAGAATGAGCTCCAACTTCTCCTGCTGAAGGATTCCCTTGTTGTGTCGTAG